In one Pseudarthrobacter sp. NBSH8 genomic region, the following are encoded:
- a CDS encoding nucleoside deaminase, with the protein MTQASDNHEATRYLEQAIELAVRNVSDGGGPFGALVVTPDGRVHEGINRVTRDNDPTAHAEVVAIRAAARAGATFDLRGAVLYTSCEPCPLCLSAALWARIDRVYFAADRHGAAAAGFDDAVFYEYFNGTRPELLPVAQAAIPTSDAPFLAWRRNTKRKDY; encoded by the coding sequence ATGACGCAGGCGAGCGACAACCACGAGGCCACCCGCTACCTGGAACAAGCCATTGAGCTGGCTGTCCGGAACGTCTCCGACGGCGGCGGGCCGTTTGGTGCGCTGGTGGTGACCCCGGATGGCCGGGTCCATGAAGGCATCAACCGGGTCACCCGGGACAACGACCCCACCGCGCATGCAGAAGTGGTGGCAATCCGCGCTGCCGCAAGGGCGGGGGCCACGTTCGATCTGAGGGGTGCCGTGCTCTACACCAGCTGCGAGCCGTGCCCGCTCTGCCTGTCCGCCGCGTTGTGGGCGCGGATCGATCGAGTCTATTTTGCGGCCGACCGCCATGGTGCAGCCGCTGCCGGTTTCGACGACGCCGTGTTCTACGAGTATTTCAACGGCACACGTCCGGAACTGCTGCCGGTCGCCCAAGCCGCCATTCCGACGTCGGACGCTCCGTTTCTTGCGTGGCGCCGCAACACGAAACGCAAAGACTACTGA
- a CDS encoding DUF1579 family protein: MNIPQPGTVHAVLENFLGHWRGTTRLDASAWGPQRTAAAEVSYTRAAGGYAVVQSYRHTEADGTHFEGHGVFTVDRDHNDILWYHVDSLGLPPGAPARCTWVDGVLRVERHNDRRTARHTFRVDNDVLIHTAELRLGDGQDFVPFMTSECRRV, encoded by the coding sequence ATGAACATTCCGCAGCCGGGCACGGTGCACGCCGTACTGGAGAACTTTCTGGGCCATTGGCGCGGCACCACCCGGCTGGACGCGTCGGCCTGGGGGCCCCAGCGCACGGCCGCGGCGGAAGTCAGTTACACCAGGGCTGCCGGGGGCTACGCCGTGGTGCAAAGTTACAGGCACACCGAAGCTGATGGCACGCACTTTGAGGGCCATGGTGTCTTTACTGTCGACCGTGACCACAACGACATCCTCTGGTACCACGTGGACAGCCTGGGCCTGCCGCCTGGAGCCCCGGCCCGGTGCACGTGGGTGGATGGTGTGCTGCGCGTCGAGCGCCACAATGACCGGAGGACAGCCCGCCATACCTTCCGTGTGGACAACGACGTGCTCATCCACACCGCAGAGTTGCGCCTCGGCGACGGCCAGGATTTTGTCCCGTTCATGACGTCCGAGTGCCGCCGCGTCTGA
- the kynA gene encoding tryptophan 2,3-dioxygenase, whose translation MAVEKNTRKLDKGIVRDFSSRMSYASYLHLPTLLSAQQPVSTPEHHDELLFIIQHQTTELWLKLVLHELRSAAAWLRADDLGSALKGIARVKHIQRTLTEQWSVLATLTPTEYSQFRGFLGNSSGFQSSQYRAVEFILGNKNRKMLPVFESDPEAHAMLEELLNAPSIYDEFLAYLARQGFDVPQSILERDVTRAHEFCPDLLPLFKHIYENAADNWGAYEACEELVDLEDNFQLWRFRHFRTVQRTIGMKTGTGGSSGAAFLQKALELTFFPELFAVRTEIGQ comes from the coding sequence GTGGCCGTCGAGAAGAACACCCGCAAACTGGACAAAGGCATTGTCCGCGATTTCAGTTCCCGGATGAGCTACGCGTCCTATCTCCACCTGCCCACCCTGCTCAGTGCCCAGCAGCCGGTCAGCACACCCGAGCACCACGACGAGCTGCTGTTCATCATCCAGCACCAGACCACCGAGCTGTGGCTGAAGCTGGTCCTGCATGAGCTCCGCAGCGCCGCGGCCTGGCTGCGCGCAGACGATCTCGGCTCCGCACTCAAGGGCATCGCCCGGGTCAAACACATTCAGAGAACCCTGACGGAGCAGTGGTCGGTGCTGGCCACGCTGACGCCCACGGAGTACTCCCAGTTCCGCGGTTTCCTGGGCAACTCCTCCGGCTTCCAGTCCAGCCAATACCGGGCCGTCGAGTTCATCCTCGGCAACAAGAACCGCAAAATGCTGCCGGTGTTCGAATCGGACCCGGAAGCACACGCCATGCTGGAGGAGCTGCTGAACGCGCCCAGCATCTACGACGAGTTCCTGGCCTACTTGGCCCGGCAGGGTTTCGACGTCCCGCAGTCCATCCTGGAGCGGGACGTCACCCGCGCCCACGAGTTCTGCCCCGACCTGTTACCGCTGTTCAAGCACATCTACGAAAACGCCGCCGATAACTGGGGCGCCTACGAGGCCTGCGAGGAACTCGTGGACCTGGAAGATAATTTCCAGCTCTGGCGGTTCCGGCACTTCCGCACTGTCCAGCGGACCATCGGGATGAAAACGGGAACCGGGGGATCAAGCGGCGCTGCCTTCCTGCAGAAGGCCCTTGAGCTCACCTTCTTCCCTGAATTGTTTGCGGTACGGACGGAGATCGGCCAATGA
- a CDS encoding kynureninase, whose product MSNAMDAKIETHDGTTLLEQAVRLDVADPLARYRGLFIGTDTDLSYLDGNSLGRPLKRTPRDISAFIEEGWGGRLIRGWDEEWLDLPQAIGDQLGRAVLGAAPGQTVIADSTTVVLYKLIRAALATVADAARTEIVLDTDNFPTDRYLVEGIAREEGLTLHWIEADPASGVTIEQVRNATGAATAVVLLSHVAYRSGFLADLPGITEAAHGAGALVVWDLCHSAGSVELDLDGADVDFAAGCTYKYLNGGPGSPAFAYVNRRHLPGLQQPIWGWMGRKDAFELAAGYEAAPGIRSFLSGTPAIFGMLAMRGTLDLIEETGMAAIREKSLKLTAYAVQLYEAWLEPTGVELASPRDPELRGSHITLDHPAFRNVTAALWEQDVIPDFRAPQGIRVGLSPLSTSFAELFRGMAAIRDQLRR is encoded by the coding sequence ATGAGCAATGCGATGGACGCGAAGATTGAAACTCACGACGGCACCACCCTCCTTGAGCAGGCAGTGCGACTGGACGTCGCTGACCCGTTGGCACGCTACCGCGGCCTCTTCATCGGGACGGACACGGACCTTTCCTACCTCGACGGCAATTCCCTGGGCCGCCCGCTGAAGAGGACCCCGCGGGACATCAGCGCCTTTATCGAGGAAGGCTGGGGCGGCAGGCTCATTCGTGGGTGGGACGAGGAATGGCTGGACTTGCCACAGGCCATCGGCGACCAACTGGGCCGGGCTGTCCTCGGCGCAGCCCCGGGCCAGACCGTCATCGCCGACTCCACCACGGTGGTGCTCTACAAGCTGATCCGTGCTGCGCTGGCCACCGTTGCTGACGCGGCCCGCACCGAGATTGTTCTGGACACCGACAATTTCCCCACGGACCGCTACCTGGTCGAGGGCATCGCCCGCGAGGAAGGCCTGACCCTGCACTGGATCGAAGCCGATCCAGCGTCCGGGGTCACTATTGAACAGGTGCGGAACGCAACCGGTGCGGCCACCGCCGTCGTACTTTTAAGCCACGTGGCCTACCGCTCCGGCTTCCTGGCAGACCTTCCGGGTATTACGGAAGCTGCGCACGGCGCGGGGGCACTGGTGGTCTGGGATCTGTGCCATTCCGCCGGCTCGGTGGAGCTGGACCTGGACGGGGCGGATGTGGATTTTGCCGCGGGCTGCACCTACAAGTACCTCAACGGGGGACCGGGCTCGCCGGCGTTCGCCTACGTCAACCGCCGGCACCTGCCCGGACTCCAGCAGCCGATCTGGGGCTGGATGGGACGCAAGGACGCGTTCGAGCTGGCAGCGGGCTACGAGGCGGCGCCGGGCATCCGCAGTTTCCTGAGCGGCACGCCGGCCATCTTCGGGATGCTGGCCATGCGCGGGACCCTTGACCTCATCGAAGAGACCGGCATGGCTGCCATCCGGGAGAAGTCGCTGAAACTCACCGCCTACGCCGTGCAGCTGTATGAGGCCTGGCTGGAGCCGACGGGCGTGGAGCTTGCATCGCCGCGCGATCCGGAGCTTCGCGGGAGCCACATCACCCTGGATCATCCGGCGTTCCGGAACGTGACGGCGGCGCTGTGGGAACAGGACGTCATCCCGGACTTCCGCGCACCACAAGGGATCCGCGTGGGGCTGTCGCCCCTGAGCACCAGCTTCGCTGAACTGTTCCGGGGGATGGCTGCCATTCGGGATCAGCTGCGCCGCTGA
- a CDS encoding polyribonucleotide nucleotidyltransferase, translating into MEGPEIQFSEAVIDNGRFGKRVIRFETGRLAKQAAGAAMVYIDEDTALLSATTAGKHPREGFDFFPLTVDVEERMYAAGRIPGSFFRREGRPSTEAILACRLMDRPLRPAFVKGLRNEVQIVVTVLAINPDELYDVVAINASSMSTQLSGLPFSGPIGGVRVALVADEHGSQWVAFPKHSQLENSVFNMVVAGRTVSGADGDDVAIMMVEAEATDNSWNLIKEQGATAPTEEVVSEGLEAAKPFIKALCEAQADLAARAAKPTVEFPVFLDYQDDVYAAVESAAAEKLAAVFQIADKQERDVATDALKDEVTSSLAGQFEGRDKELSAAFRSVTKHVVRQRILKDQIRIDGRGLTDIRQLTAEVEVLPRVHGSAIFERGETQIMGVTTLNMLKMEQQIDSLSPVTRKRYMHNYNFPPYSTGETGRVGSPKRREIGHGALAERAIMPVLPSREEFPYAIRQVSEALSSNGSTSMGSVCASTLSLLNAGVPLKAAVAGIAMGLVSDQVDGQTRYAALTDILGAEDAFGDMDFKVAGTAEFVTAIQLDTKLDGIPASVLAAALKQAREARLHILDVLNSAIDTPDELSEFAPRVIAVKIPVDKIGEVIGPKGKMINQIQEDTGADISIEDDGTVYIGATNGPSADAARSAINAIANPQIPEIGERYLGTVVKTTTFGAFISLTPGKDGLLHISELRKLANGKRVDNVDDVVSVGQKIQVEITKIDDRGKLSLSPVVAEEEGVELVDASAAEGAAEAE; encoded by the coding sequence TTGGAGGGTCCCGAAATCCAGTTCTCAGAAGCAGTCATTGACAATGGCCGCTTTGGCAAGCGTGTAATCCGCTTTGAAACCGGCCGCCTTGCCAAGCAGGCAGCCGGCGCAGCCATGGTGTACATCGACGAAGACACCGCGCTGCTGTCCGCCACCACCGCAGGCAAGCACCCGCGCGAAGGCTTCGACTTCTTCCCCCTGACGGTTGACGTTGAAGAGCGCATGTACGCCGCAGGCCGTATCCCGGGCTCGTTCTTCCGCCGCGAAGGCCGCCCGTCCACCGAGGCCATCCTGGCCTGCCGCCTCATGGACCGCCCGCTGCGTCCGGCCTTCGTCAAGGGCCTGCGCAACGAGGTCCAGATCGTGGTGACCGTCCTGGCCATCAACCCTGACGAGCTCTACGACGTGGTGGCCATCAACGCCTCCTCCATGTCCACCCAGCTCTCCGGCCTGCCGTTCTCCGGCCCGATCGGCGGCGTCCGCGTTGCCCTCGTCGCTGACGAGCACGGTTCGCAGTGGGTTGCTTTCCCCAAGCACTCCCAGCTCGAGAACTCCGTGTTCAACATGGTTGTAGCCGGCAGGACTGTGTCGGGAGCCGACGGAGACGACGTCGCCATCATGATGGTCGAAGCCGAAGCAACCGACAACTCCTGGAACCTCATCAAGGAACAGGGCGCCACGGCTCCCACCGAAGAGGTTGTCTCCGAGGGCCTCGAGGCTGCCAAGCCGTTCATCAAGGCACTCTGCGAGGCCCAGGCTGACCTGGCTGCACGCGCTGCCAAGCCCACCGTTGAGTTCCCGGTCTTCCTGGACTACCAGGATGACGTCTACGCTGCTGTTGAGTCCGCTGCCGCTGAGAAGCTGGCCGCTGTCTTCCAGATCGCTGACAAGCAGGAACGCGACGTTGCAACGGATGCGCTCAAGGACGAAGTCACGTCTTCCCTGGCCGGCCAGTTCGAAGGCCGCGACAAGGAGCTGTCCGCAGCATTCCGCTCGGTCACCAAGCACGTTGTGCGCCAGCGTATCCTCAAGGACCAGATCCGCATCGACGGCCGTGGCCTGACGGACATCCGCCAGCTCACCGCCGAGGTTGAAGTTCTGCCCCGCGTGCACGGCTCAGCAATCTTCGAGCGCGGCGAAACCCAGATCATGGGTGTCACCACGCTGAACATGCTCAAGATGGAACAGCAGATCGATTCGCTGTCGCCCGTCACGCGCAAGCGCTACATGCACAACTACAACTTCCCGCCGTACTCCACCGGTGAGACCGGCCGCGTGGGTTCGCCCAAGCGCCGCGAAATCGGCCATGGCGCCCTCGCAGAGCGCGCCATCATGCCGGTACTGCCGTCCCGCGAGGAATTCCCCTATGCGATCCGCCAGGTGTCTGAGGCTCTCAGCTCCAACGGTTCGACCTCGATGGGTTCCGTCTGCGCCTCTACGCTGTCCCTACTCAACGCCGGTGTGCCGCTGAAGGCTGCTGTTGCCGGTATCGCCATGGGCCTGGTCTCTGACCAGGTTGACGGCCAGACCCGCTACGCAGCCCTGACCGATATCCTCGGCGCCGAAGATGCTTTCGGCGACATGGACTTCAAGGTTGCCGGCACCGCCGAATTCGTGACAGCCATCCAGCTGGACACGAAGCTCGACGGCATCCCCGCTTCCGTGCTGGCAGCAGCGCTGAAGCAGGCCCGCGAAGCCCGTCTCCACATCCTGGACGTCCTGAACTCCGCGATTGACACCCCGGATGAGCTCTCCGAGTTCGCGCCGCGCGTCATCGCGGTCAAGATCCCGGTTGACAAGATCGGCGAGGTCATTGGGCCCAAGGGCAAGATGATCAACCAGATCCAGGAAGACACCGGCGCGGACATCTCCATCGAGGACGACGGCACGGTCTACATTGGCGCCACGAACGGTCCGTCTGCTGACGCAGCACGCTCCGCGATCAACGCCATTGCCAACCCGCAGATCCCGGAAATCGGCGAGCGCTACCTGGGTACGGTCGTTAAGACCACCACCTTCGGTGCCTTCATTTCGCTGACCCCGGGCAAGGATGGCCTGCTGCACATCTCCGAGCTGCGCAAGCTGGCCAACGGCAAGCGCGTGGACAACGTTGATGACGTGGTTTCCGTCGGCCAGAAGATCCAGGTGGAAATCACCAAAATCGATGACCGTGGCAAGCTGTCGCTGTCCCCCGTAGTGGCTGAAGAAGAAGGCGTCGAGCTTGTTGACGCTTCCGCCGCAGAGGGCGCTGCCGAAGCGGAGTAG
- the rpsO gene encoding 30S ribosomal protein S15 has protein sequence MALEAAVKQSIIQDFATSEGDTGSPEVQVAVLTQRIKDLTEHMKVHKHDYHTQRGLLAMVGRRKRMLTYLKNTDITRYRALIERLGLRR, from the coding sequence GTGGCACTTGAAGCCGCTGTAAAGCAGTCCATCATCCAGGATTTCGCAACGTCCGAGGGCGACACCGGTTCACCGGAGGTCCAGGTTGCAGTCCTGACTCAGCGGATCAAGGATCTGACTGAGCACATGAAGGTGCACAAGCACGATTACCACACCCAGCGCGGTCTGCTGGCCATGGTTGGTCGGCGCAAGCGTATGCTCACCTACCTCAAGAACACTGACATCACCCGCTACCGTGCGCTCATCGAGCGTCTCGGCCTGCGCCGCTAG
- the truB gene encoding tRNA pseudouridine(55) synthase TruB, with protein sequence MLSGLVIVDKPQGWTSHDVVGRMRRLAGTRKVGHAGTLDPMATGVLVVGINKATRLLTYIVGTSKTYTATIRLGQSTITDDAEGDVIAAVSAAAVADETIHDGVAALTGQIQQVPSSVSAIKVNGERAYARVRSGEEVKLAARPVTIHRFEVHGINRESGGDVVDIDVTVECSSGTYIRALARDLGDGLGVGGHLTALRRTNVGPYSLDQARTLEQLAEELNVLEMSQAARALMPNRELTAEETTEISFGRRIAAGAEAGDPAAATTEHPAAAFAPDGSLVALLADSGNFAKPVLVFAPGNGAPGKAAGRDA encoded by the coding sequence GTGCTTTCTGGACTGGTGATAGTGGACAAACCGCAGGGATGGACCAGCCATGATGTGGTTGGTCGGATGCGGCGTCTCGCCGGGACCCGGAAAGTGGGGCATGCCGGCACCCTCGATCCCATGGCTACCGGCGTCCTGGTGGTCGGCATCAACAAGGCCACCCGGCTCCTTACCTACATCGTGGGCACGTCCAAGACGTACACGGCAACCATCAGGCTGGGCCAGTCCACCATCACGGACGACGCCGAAGGTGACGTGATTGCCGCCGTCAGTGCAGCCGCCGTCGCCGACGAAACAATCCACGACGGCGTCGCCGCCCTCACAGGTCAAATCCAGCAGGTGCCCAGCAGCGTCAGCGCCATCAAAGTCAATGGTGAACGTGCCTACGCCCGGGTCCGCTCGGGTGAAGAGGTAAAGCTCGCGGCGCGCCCGGTCACCATCCACCGCTTCGAAGTTCACGGCATCAACCGGGAATCCGGCGGCGACGTTGTGGACATTGATGTCACGGTGGAATGCTCCTCCGGCACCTACATCCGGGCCCTCGCCCGCGACCTCGGCGACGGGCTGGGAGTGGGCGGCCACTTGACCGCCCTCCGCCGGACCAACGTTGGCCCGTACTCTCTGGACCAGGCCCGGACGCTGGAACAGCTGGCCGAAGAGCTTAATGTCCTGGAAATGTCGCAGGCTGCCAGGGCACTGATGCCCAACCGTGAACTCACGGCAGAGGAGACCACCGAGATTTCCTTCGGACGCCGGATCGCAGCCGGAGCCGAAGCGGGCGATCCCGCGGCCGCCACCACTGAGCACCCAGCGGCGGCGTTCGCGCCCGACGGCAGCCTCGTGGCGCTTCTCGCGGACTCCGGAAACTTTGCCAAGCCCGTACTGGTGTTCGCGCCGGGCAATGGTGCGCCCGGAAAAGCAGCGGGCAGGGACGCCTAG
- a CDS encoding pitrilysin family protein, with protein MTVVPLPLEQNQPGDTLVHGSDGGSVVRRSVLPGGVRVLTEAMPGQRSATIGFWVGVGSRDEAPGQHGSTHFLEHLLFKGTKRRTALEIASAFDEVGGESNAATAKESTCYFARVLDTDLPMAIDVIADMITGAVLDPAEMEQERDVILEEIAMDSDDPTDVAHENFVAAVLGRHPLGRPIGGTPAAIRAVARDSVWEHYRRYYRPDELVITAAGGLEHDVVCRLVVNALHTAGWSLQPDAAPVDRRSTARADITGTAGLHVVKRAVEQANIIMGCPTIVATDERRYVMSVLNAVLGGGMSSRLFQEIREKRGLVYSTYSFASSYADAGYFGMYAGCTPSKVRQVLDLLGLELDKLAEGGISDDELRKAVGQLCGGIVLALEDTGSRMSRLGRAELVSGEYQDIDETLRQIKAVTAQEVQDLARELAAAPRTVTVVGPFEETETFGL; from the coding sequence ATGACTGTTGTACCCCTGCCGCTTGAGCAGAACCAGCCCGGCGACACCCTGGTCCACGGCTCCGACGGCGGCTCCGTTGTCCGGCGTTCAGTGCTGCCGGGCGGCGTGCGGGTACTCACCGAAGCGATGCCGGGCCAGCGTTCGGCGACCATCGGTTTCTGGGTGGGCGTCGGGTCACGCGATGAAGCCCCGGGCCAGCACGGCTCCACGCACTTCCTGGAGCACCTCCTGTTCAAGGGAACCAAGCGTCGCACCGCCCTGGAAATCGCCTCGGCCTTTGATGAAGTGGGTGGGGAGTCCAACGCCGCCACGGCCAAGGAGAGCACCTGCTACTTCGCACGCGTGCTGGACACGGACCTGCCGATGGCCATCGACGTCATTGCCGATATGATCACCGGTGCCGTCCTGGATCCGGCCGAAATGGAGCAGGAACGCGACGTCATCCTGGAGGAAATCGCCATGGACAGCGATGACCCCACGGACGTTGCGCACGAGAACTTTGTGGCTGCCGTCCTGGGCAGACACCCGTTGGGCCGCCCCATCGGCGGCACTCCAGCCGCGATCCGGGCCGTCGCCCGCGACTCTGTCTGGGAGCACTACCGCCGCTACTACCGCCCGGATGAGCTGGTCATCACCGCCGCCGGGGGCCTGGAGCACGACGTCGTCTGCCGCCTTGTGGTCAACGCCCTCCACACTGCCGGGTGGTCACTTCAGCCGGACGCCGCCCCGGTGGATCGCCGTTCCACAGCGCGGGCGGACATCACCGGCACTGCCGGGCTGCATGTGGTCAAGCGTGCAGTTGAGCAGGCGAACATCATCATGGGCTGCCCCACGATTGTGGCCACCGATGAACGGCGCTACGTCATGAGCGTCCTCAACGCCGTCCTGGGCGGCGGGATGTCCTCGCGGCTGTTCCAGGAGATCCGCGAAAAGCGTGGCCTGGTGTACTCCACATACTCCTTTGCCTCCTCTTACGCGGATGCCGGCTACTTCGGGATGTACGCAGGGTGCACTCCGTCCAAGGTCCGCCAGGTGTTGGACCTGCTGGGGCTGGAGCTGGACAAGCTTGCCGAAGGCGGGATCTCCGACGACGAACTGCGCAAGGCCGTAGGCCAGCTGTGCGGCGGAATTGTCCTGGCACTGGAGGACACGGGCTCCCGAATGTCCCGCCTGGGCCGCGCTGAACTGGTGTCCGGTGAATACCAGGACATAGACGAGACCCTGCGGCAGATCAAGGCGGTCACCGCGCAGGAGGTCCAGGACCTTGCCAGGGAACTGGCAGCCGCCCCGCGGACTGTCACCGTGGTGGGCCCGTTTGAGGAGACCGAAACCTTCGGTCTCTGA
- a CDS encoding bifunctional riboflavin kinase/FAD synthetase: MVYIWNDPAEVPADFGPSVVTFGNFDGVHRGHQQVLSELIRSARLNKTKAVAVTFDPHPALIHRPESAPEMIMGLQDKLVALGELGLDAILVMKYSLNLASLTPEEFVSQVLVDSLHASHVVIGHDSRFGRGNSGDLDTMKQLGEKFDFDVQVISEFGSEGYPLHNDGGTDRRCSSTWVREALQEGDVATAAAVLGRPHRMRGEVVHGAARGRVLGFPTANLANQASGFIPADGIYAGWLVDQAGTRWPAAISVGSNPTFDGVSRQVEAHVIDRPHEAVEDFDLYGQTVVVEFVARLRGMVAYRGPEALVDQMRLDVVQAHDLLVRR; the protein is encoded by the coding sequence ATGGTCTACATCTGGAACGATCCGGCCGAGGTCCCGGCGGACTTTGGTCCCTCCGTTGTCACTTTTGGCAACTTCGACGGCGTGCATCGCGGGCACCAGCAGGTGCTCTCGGAGCTCATCCGCTCGGCGCGGCTCAACAAGACCAAAGCCGTTGCCGTCACCTTTGACCCGCACCCGGCCCTGATCCACCGCCCGGAGTCCGCGCCTGAAATGATCATGGGCCTGCAGGACAAATTGGTGGCATTGGGGGAGCTGGGCCTGGATGCGATTTTGGTGATGAAGTACTCGCTGAACCTGGCCAGCCTGACCCCTGAGGAATTTGTCAGCCAGGTCCTGGTGGACAGCCTGCACGCCAGCCATGTGGTGATCGGTCACGATTCCCGGTTCGGCCGCGGCAACTCCGGTGACCTTGACACCATGAAGCAGTTGGGCGAAAAGTTCGACTTCGACGTCCAGGTCATCAGTGAGTTCGGTTCAGAAGGTTACCCGCTGCATAACGACGGCGGCACGGACCGCCGGTGTTCCTCCACCTGGGTGCGCGAAGCATTGCAGGAGGGCGATGTCGCCACCGCCGCCGCGGTGCTGGGACGACCGCACCGGATGCGCGGCGAGGTTGTCCACGGTGCCGCCCGCGGCCGTGTGCTCGGGTTCCCCACCGCCAACCTTGCCAACCAGGCCAGCGGGTTCATCCCAGCCGACGGAATCTACGCCGGCTGGCTGGTGGACCAGGCCGGCACGCGCTGGCCGGCGGCCATCTCGGTGGGGTCCAATCCCACGTTCGACGGCGTCAGCCGCCAGGTCGAAGCCCATGTGATCGACCGTCCGCACGAGGCCGTGGAGGATTTCGATCTGTACGGCCAGACAGTAGTGGTCGAATTTGTGGCGCGGCTCCGCGGCATGGTGGCATACCGTGGGCCGGAGGCGCTTGTTGACCAGATGCGTCTGGACGTTGTTCAGGCCCACGATCTCCTGGTGCGGCGCTGA
- a CDS encoding pyridoxal phosphate-dependent aminotransferase: MPELAAHARDVPVNQIREITEAAWHTPGAIVLSIGEPGFALPRHILESGMACLDRDETNYTPNAGIPALRDAFAARFRERAGLHTSLGAERVYVVDGAQQGLHFAMSLLLSPGDEILIPNPGYPTFAMTSRLLNAVPVGYPLYPEHDFQPRIHDIEALVTDRTRVLILNSPSNPLGAVLGEDLTRQLVDLARKYDLWIISDECYEAFTYDVPHVSPARFDSDVPGEARVFTSLTLSKTYGLTGLRIGALICPPGLEQKMNNVMEAIVSCVASPSQYAALAALTGPQDYVRHAHDHYRANRDAASAVLDAKGIPYLSAQGAFYLWADVSHVSDGDVRSWTRRFLSDSGVAFAPGTAFGSIGEGWVRIALCGACEDLVNGVGRLPDRQDS, from the coding sequence ATGCCTGAGCTTGCGGCGCACGCGCGCGACGTCCCCGTCAACCAGATCCGGGAAATCACGGAGGCCGCCTGGCATACCCCCGGGGCCATCGTCTTGAGCATCGGCGAACCGGGCTTCGCGCTCCCCCGCCACATCCTGGAATCCGGCATGGCGTGCCTCGACCGGGACGAGACCAACTACACGCCCAACGCCGGCATCCCGGCCCTCCGTGACGCATTCGCCGCCAGGTTCCGCGAACGAGCCGGACTCCATACCAGCCTCGGAGCGGAGCGTGTCTACGTGGTGGACGGCGCGCAGCAGGGCCTGCACTTCGCCATGAGCCTCCTGCTCTCCCCCGGCGACGAGATCCTGATCCCCAACCCCGGCTACCCCACATTCGCCATGACCAGCCGGCTCCTGAACGCCGTACCCGTCGGCTACCCGCTGTATCCCGAGCATGACTTCCAGCCGCGGATCCATGACATTGAGGCGCTCGTCACGGACCGGACCCGGGTGCTCATCCTGAACTCCCCGTCCAACCCGCTGGGCGCCGTCCTCGGCGAGGACCTGACCCGCCAGCTGGTGGACCTTGCCCGCAAGTATGATCTCTGGATCATTTCCGACGAATGCTACGAGGCCTTCACCTACGACGTCCCCCACGTCAGCCCGGCCCGGTTCGACAGCGACGTCCCCGGCGAAGCGCGGGTATTCACGTCACTGACTCTCTCCAAGACGTACGGCCTGACCGGGCTGAGGATCGGTGCCCTGATCTGTCCGCCGGGGCTGGAACAGAAGATGAACAACGTGATGGAGGCAATTGTCTCCTGCGTTGCCTCCCCGTCGCAGTATGCCGCGCTGGCGGCGCTGACAGGCCCGCAGGATTACGTCCGCCACGCCCATGACCACTACCGGGCCAACCGGGACGCTGCCTCAGCAGTGCTGGACGCCAAAGGAATCCCGTACCTAAGTGCCCAAGGAGCCTTCTATCTTTGGGCCGACGTCTCCCATGTCAGCGACGGGGACGTCCGGAGCTGGACCCGACGGTTCCTCTCCGATTCCGGCGTCGCGTTCGCGCCGGGAACCGCGTTTGGCTCGATTGGCGAAGGCTGGGTGCGGATCGCGCTGTGTGGTGCCTGCGAGGATCTGGTCAATGGCGTCGGCAGGCTGCCGGATCGTCAGGACTCCTGA